A window of the Gemmatimonadaceae bacterium genome harbors these coding sequences:
- a CDS encoding type II asparaginase: MSKRRITLVQSMAVMLLAVSSVAAAGQGGSAAGTVAPDRPDPTLKNVVVLATGGTIAGAAGSNVTAGYSSGQVGVEQLLAAVPEAKKIANLSGEQVSNIGSQDMNDEVWMKLATRVNEILARPDVTGVVITHGTDTIEETAYFLNLVVKSVKPVVLTASMRPSTALSADGPLNFYNAVAVAANGRAAGRGVMVVANDWIHGAGSLTKTSTTAVQTFMSPLSGLLGTVAYGDVTWLRQPIGKNTTTSEFTVDQSTTLPRVDIIVATENMDGALINAAAAAGAKGIIIAGVGNGNMTQKALDALAAQAKRGIVCVRASRVPTGFVGRNIEVKDDSLGLVASQSLSPQEARVLLRLALLKTSDPKEIQRYFDEY, from the coding sequence ATGTCGAAGCGTCGCATTACCCTGGTTCAGAGTATGGCGGTCATGTTGCTCGCCGTCTCGAGTGTCGCGGCCGCTGGCCAAGGCGGATCCGCCGCCGGCACGGTCGCTCCCGACCGCCCCGATCCAACGCTCAAGAACGTGGTCGTGCTGGCGACCGGGGGCACGATCGCCGGCGCGGCCGGCAGCAACGTGACGGCTGGGTACTCGAGCGGACAGGTCGGCGTCGAACAACTTCTCGCTGCCGTACCCGAGGCGAAGAAGATCGCCAATCTCTCGGGCGAGCAGGTGTCCAACATCGGCTCGCAGGACATGAACGACGAAGTGTGGATGAAGCTCGCCACGCGCGTGAACGAGATTCTCGCGCGTCCCGACGTGACCGGTGTGGTGATCACGCACGGTACCGATACGATCGAAGAGACGGCGTACTTCCTCAATCTCGTCGTGAAGTCGGTGAAGCCGGTCGTGTTGACGGCGTCGATGCGCCCGTCGACGGCGCTCTCGGCCGATGGTCCGCTCAATTTCTACAATGCGGTTGCCGTCGCGGCGAACGGTCGTGCGGCCGGGCGCGGCGTGATGGTCGTGGCGAATGACTGGATTCATGGCGCCGGCTCGCTCACCAAGACGAGCACCACCGCCGTGCAGACGTTCATGTCGCCGCTCTCGGGACTGCTGGGCACGGTGGCGTACGGCGACGTCACGTGGCTGCGTCAGCCAATCGGCAAGAACACGACGACGTCGGAGTTCACGGTCGACCAGAGCACGACCCTTCCGCGTGTCGATATCATCGTGGCGACCGAAAACATGGATGGCGCGTTGATCAATGCCGCGGCGGCCGCGGGCGCCAAAGGCATCATCATCGCCGGCGTCGGAAACGGCAACATGACGCAGAAGGCGCTCGACGCGCTCGCCGCGCAGGCGAAGCGCGGCATCGTCTGCGTTCGCGCGTCGCGCGTCCCGACGGGATTCGTGGGCCGGAACATCGAAGTGAAGGACGACAGCCTTGGCCTGGTCGCGTCGCAGAGCCTGAGCCCGCAGGAGGCGCGCGTACTCCTGCGCCTCGCGCTGCTCAAGACGAGCGACCCGAAAGAGATCCAGCGCTACTTCGACGAGTATTGA
- a CDS encoding porin, producing MLSTPRAYALLVIGLLASRGAAAQRPPRSAADSIRDSVLANGITAGEADGERMNRNLLSRARLNFGFTTFELGGGVLVDYIGYDQDSASRSQFDLASIGKLRDARVLVGGKFSTKRSFTWQAGVMYDAATKKWLVRQSGVMIAIPELWGHLFIGRAKEGFSLNKVMVGYDGWTMERQPFTDASIPLLADGIKWLGYVPSQHWFWNLGVFGDGFSQGQTFSSYSNQFVVRSGWVPVVSDSAGSLVHVAVNYRIGKPLNDSLRLRSRPEAFEAPYFIDTGPFTSTLSQQLGPEVYYRPGRLLFGGEYYWQNANSADKGNLWFNGGEVVATWLTTGETRSYNTVGNYFRSIAPTRTVMQGGPGAWEAVLKYSYANLNSRSVQGGRFSRVTPMLNWYLTDNARLEIAYGFGVLNRFGTIGHTQFFQVRLQTEL from the coding sequence ATGCTCAGCACGCCGCGGGCGTACGCGCTTCTGGTCATCGGGCTTCTCGCCTCGCGGGGCGCCGCGGCGCAGCGGCCTCCCAGGTCGGCGGCGGATTCCATTCGCGATTCGGTGCTCGCGAACGGAATCACCGCCGGTGAAGCGGACGGAGAGCGCATGAACCGCAATCTCCTGTCGCGCGCGCGGTTGAATTTTGGATTCACCACGTTCGAGCTGGGTGGCGGGGTGCTCGTCGACTACATCGGCTACGACCAGGACTCCGCGAGCCGCTCGCAGTTCGATCTCGCGTCGATCGGCAAGCTGCGCGACGCGCGCGTGCTCGTCGGCGGCAAGTTCAGCACGAAGCGGTCGTTCACCTGGCAGGCGGGCGTCATGTACGACGCGGCGACCAAGAAATGGCTCGTGCGCCAGTCCGGTGTGATGATCGCCATTCCCGAGTTGTGGGGACATCTCTTCATCGGGCGCGCGAAAGAGGGCTTCAGCCTGAACAAGGTGATGGTCGGCTACGACGGCTGGACGATGGAACGCCAGCCGTTCACCGATGCCAGCATTCCGCTGCTCGCCGATGGCATCAAGTGGCTGGGTTACGTGCCGAGCCAGCATTGGTTCTGGAACCTAGGCGTGTTTGGTGACGGCTTTTCGCAGGGGCAGACGTTCTCCAGCTACAGCAATCAGTTCGTCGTGCGATCCGGATGGGTGCCGGTGGTCTCGGATTCCGCGGGCTCGCTCGTCCACGTCGCCGTGAACTACCGCATCGGGAAACCGCTCAACGACTCGCTGCGCCTGCGCTCGCGACCCGAGGCGTTCGAGGCGCCGTACTTCATCGATACCGGACCGTTCACGTCGACGTTGTCGCAACAGCTGGGGCCGGAGGTGTACTATCGCCCAGGGCGACTGCTCTTCGGCGGCGAGTACTACTGGCAAAACGCCAATTCCGCCGACAAGGGAAACCTCTGGTTCAACGGCGGCGAGGTCGTGGCCACATGGCTGACGACGGGCGAGACGCGCTCGTACAACACCGTCGGCAACTACTTTCGGTCGATCGCCCCGACGCGCACGGTAATGCAGGGCGGGCCCGGCGCGTGGGAGGCTGTTCTCAAATACTCTTATGCGAATTTGAATAGCCGCTCCGTTCAGGGCGGTCGCTTCTCGCGGGTGACACCCATGCTCAACTGGTATCTCACGGACAACGCGCGTCTGGAGATCGCCTACGGGTTCGGCGTGCTGAATCGGTTTGGGACGATCGGGCACACGCAGTTCTTTCAAGTCCGCCTTCAGACGGAGCTCTAG
- a CDS encoding DASS family sodium-coupled anion symporter: MAIPFPRREGDEALAGPKLVQAPAAAEPPKPKRIARAIAFAIALAVWFVPPPGSLTAQAWHLFAIFAATILSVVIGAFPILTASVIAIAAAVLSGTLSAGDAYAGFANPTIVLIIVAFLVARAVVKSGLGERLGLRAIAWFGKSTLGLSYSIFAVDALISPAFPSNTARSGVLYPLVSSMAEAAGATPGRDDRKRLGRFLMFSGMASLTLSSALWLTAMAGNPLGAEIAKQSGVNIGFGSWLLAASVPTLLAMVVVPFLLYKFVKPEVTTMPNAPAEARKALAELGPLTRDQKIVGFTFLGMVVLWGLASTLGIDPTSVAFLGLGVLLATSVLRASDIAKEGEVLATFIWFALLFTMSDQLNKLGFMDFLGERLVMRLGGLPVPVAAVVLVGAYVALHYLFVSQTAQLLALFGVFLGVGVKLGVSAPLLAFQLLFATNYFAAIAPQASSANLLFASSGYLTQGEHYRMGAIYTAFCLVLYLVVGTPWLMLVAR, translated from the coding sequence ATGGCTATTCCATTCCCGCGCCGCGAGGGCGACGAGGCTCTCGCCGGGCCGAAGTTGGTCCAGGCGCCGGCGGCGGCCGAGCCGCCAAAGCCGAAGCGCATCGCGCGCGCGATTGCGTTCGCGATCGCGCTGGCGGTCTGGTTCGTGCCGCCGCCGGGCAGCCTGACGGCGCAGGCATGGCACCTTTTCGCGATCTTCGCCGCGACGATTCTGTCGGTGGTGATCGGCGCGTTTCCGATTCTCACGGCGTCGGTGATCGCCATCGCCGCCGCGGTGCTGTCGGGAACGCTGAGCGCGGGCGATGCGTACGCCGGATTCGCGAATCCAACGATCGTGCTCATCATCGTGGCGTTTCTCGTCGCGCGCGCCGTGGTGAAGTCGGGGCTTGGCGAGCGACTCGGCCTGCGCGCGATCGCGTGGTTCGGCAAATCAACGCTTGGCCTGTCGTACAGCATCTTCGCGGTCGACGCACTCATCTCGCCCGCGTTCCCCAGCAACACCGCGCGGTCCGGCGTGCTGTATCCGCTCGTCTCGTCGATGGCCGAGGCGGCGGGTGCCACGCCGGGTCGCGACGATCGCAAGCGACTCGGCCGCTTCCTCATGTTCTCGGGCATGGCGAGCCTGACGTTGTCGTCGGCGCTGTGGCTGACGGCCATGGCGGGCAACCCGTTGGGCGCCGAGATCGCGAAGCAATCGGGCGTGAACATCGGATTTGGGTCGTGGCTCCTCGCGGCGTCGGTGCCGACGCTGCTTGCGATGGTCGTCGTGCCGTTCCTCCTGTATAAGTTCGTGAAACCTGAAGTCACGACGATGCCGAACGCACCGGCTGAAGCGCGCAAGGCGCTCGCCGAGCTCGGGCCGCTGACGCGCGATCAGAAAATCGTCGGGTTCACGTTCCTGGGCATGGTCGTGCTCTGGGGCCTTGCGAGCACGCTCGGCATCGATCCGACGTCCGTGGCGTTTCTCGGGCTCGGCGTCCTGCTGGCGACGAGCGTCCTGAGGGCGAGTGACATCGCAAAGGAAGGCGAAGTGCTCGCCACGTTCATCTGGTTCGCGCTGCTGTTCACGATGAGCGACCAGTTGAACAAGCTCGGATTCATGGACTTTCTGGGCGAGCGGCTCGTGATGCGACTCGGCGGGTTGCCCGTGCCGGTCGCGGCGGTAGTACTCGTCGGCGCCTACGTCGCCCTGCACTACCTCTTCGTCAGCCAGACCGCGCAGCTCCTCGCGCTGTTCGGCGTGTTCCTTGGCGTCGGCGTGAAGCTTGGCGTCTCGGCGCCGTTGCTCGCATTCCAGTTGCTCTTCGCGACGAACTATTTCGCCGCGATCGCGCCGCAGGCCTCGAGCGCAAACCTGCTCTTCGCCTCGAGCGGCTACCTGACCCAGGGCGAGCACTATCGCATGGGCGCGATCTATACCGCGTTCTGCCTGGTGCTTTACCTCGTGGTTGGGACGCCGTGGTTGATGCTCGTCGCACGATAA
- a CDS encoding DUF899 domain-containing protein, which produces MTSMMTTTGTREEWLTARLELLEAEKELTRRGDELARRRQALPWVAVEKDYTFDTDQGSSSLADLFRGRSQLLVYHFMFGPDYAAGCPSCSSIADGFNGIAVHLENHDVSLYAVSRAPLPKLQAHKQRMGWTFPWASSFGGDFNFDFSVAFTELEQRNGGIEYNYRRESAMPEAVLKRSLQEWKQLGSEAPVGQIAASAGTDVATFLRERPGVSAFALRDGVVYHTYSTFARGLDGLWGMYQWLDRAPLGRNERGVWLRHRDQYPAR; this is translated from the coding sequence ATGACATCGATGATGACGACCACGGGAACGCGCGAGGAATGGCTCACGGCCCGTCTCGAGCTGCTGGAAGCCGAAAAGGAATTGACGCGTCGCGGTGACGAGTTGGCGCGCCGGCGGCAGGCGTTGCCGTGGGTCGCGGTCGAGAAGGACTACACGTTCGATACCGACCAAGGCAGCTCGTCGTTGGCCGATCTTTTCCGCGGTCGTTCGCAACTGCTCGTGTACCACTTCATGTTCGGGCCGGACTACGCGGCCGGGTGTCCCTCGTGCTCGAGCATCGCCGACGGGTTCAACGGCATCGCCGTGCATCTCGAGAATCACGACGTGTCGCTTTATGCCGTCTCGCGCGCGCCGTTGCCCAAGCTGCAGGCGCACAAGCAGCGCATGGGTTGGACGTTTCCGTGGGCATCATCGTTCGGCGGGGACTTCAACTTCGACTTCAGCGTTGCGTTCACGGAGCTCGAGCAGCGGAACGGCGGAATCGAGTACAACTACCGGCGCGAATCCGCGATGCCGGAAGCGGTCCTGAAACGCTCATTACAGGAATGGAAACAGCTGGGCAGCGAGGCGCCGGTCGGTCAGATTGCCGCCTCCGCCGGCACCGACGTGGCGACGTTTCTGCGCGAGCGTCCGGGGGTGAGCGCGTTCGCGCTGCGCGACGGCGTCGTCTATCACACGTATTCCACGTTCGCGCGCGGGCTCGATGGTCTCTGGGGCATGTATCAGTGGCTCGACCGCGCGCCGCTGGGACGTAATGAGCGCGGCGTGTGGCTGCGTCACCGCGATCAGTACCCGGCGCGATGA
- a CDS encoding DUF308 domain-containing protein, which translates to MRAFELRRIAQHWWVLLIAGIVSLGFGIAALDFYPALSLSFAVVWSALWLMTGGVLESWLAFQEKHAQLPWGLTLTFGLVAFVAGVLALAYPLATISALMGLLSAFGLVGGAIMLVAAGRHQSVERDARQAIHHAIRT; encoded by the coding sequence ATGCGCGCGTTCGAGTTGCGTCGGATCGCGCAACATTGGTGGGTACTGCTGATCGCCGGAATCGTGAGTCTCGGCTTCGGCATCGCGGCGCTGGACTTTTACCCCGCGCTCTCACTCTCGTTTGCCGTCGTGTGGTCTGCCCTGTGGCTCATGACGGGAGGCGTGCTCGAGAGCTGGCTGGCATTTCAGGAAAAACACGCCCAGTTGCCGTGGGGATTGACGCTGACGTTCGGGCTCGTGGCCTTCGTCGCCGGCGTCCTCGCGCTCGCGTATCCACTGGCGACGATCTCGGCGCTCATGGGTTTGTTGTCCGCGTTTGGTCTCGTCGGCGGAGCGATCATGCTGGTCGCCGCCGGACGCCATCAATCCGTCGAGAGGGACGCTCGTCAAGCGATCCATCACGCCATTCGAACGTGA
- a CDS encoding ornithine cyclodeaminase family protein, whose translation MTATATLELDGRPTIILRQTDVRRMLSMPACIAAVEHAFVSHARGETLGPAVIGVHADGGGFHVKAAGLREARRAVFAVKINANFPENSARFGLPTIQGVLGLFDAANGRLLALMDSIEITSLRTAAATAVAAKHLAPTIADVVICGCGEQSRHQLRALACVRSVRRVRAFDVERARAATFADDMQSELGIAVSAVDDVRAGRDATIWITCTPSRQWFLAREHVAAGSFVAAVGADNPEKQELEPELLSANVVIADVLDQSATIGDLHHAITSGVMRREDVRGELADVVSGRIRGRRSDDEIVIFDSTGTALQDVAAAAVVYEHAVARGGCLTIDFQT comes from the coding sequence ATGACGGCGACCGCGACGCTCGAGCTCGACGGACGACCCACGATCATCCTGCGCCAGACCGACGTGCGCCGCATGCTCAGCATGCCGGCATGCATCGCGGCCGTCGAACACGCGTTCGTCAGCCACGCGCGCGGCGAGACACTAGGACCAGCGGTGATCGGCGTACATGCCGATGGCGGCGGTTTCCATGTAAAGGCCGCGGGGCTGCGCGAAGCGCGCAGGGCCGTGTTCGCCGTGAAGATCAACGCCAACTTTCCTGAGAACTCGGCGCGATTCGGTCTGCCCACCATTCAAGGTGTGCTGGGCCTCTTCGACGCGGCGAATGGGCGCCTGCTCGCGTTGATGGACTCGATCGAGATCACGAGCCTGCGAACCGCCGCCGCGACCGCCGTCGCCGCAAAGCATCTCGCGCCAACGATCGCGGATGTCGTGATTTGCGGCTGCGGCGAGCAAAGCCGGCATCAACTTCGCGCGCTCGCGTGCGTTCGCTCGGTGCGACGTGTACGCGCGTTCGACGTCGAGCGCGCTCGTGCCGCGACATTCGCCGATGACATGCAGAGCGAGCTTGGCATCGCCGTTTCCGCCGTCGACGATGTGCGCGCCGGTCGCGACGCGACGATCTGGATCACCTGCACGCCGTCGCGCCAATGGTTCCTTGCACGCGAGCACGTCGCCGCGGGCTCGTTCGTGGCCGCCGTCGGCGCGGACAATCCGGAGAAGCAGGAGCTCGAGCCGGAATTGCTGTCAGCGAACGTCGTGATTGCGGATGTCCTCGACCAGAGTGCGACGATCGGGGATCTCCATCACGCGATCACCTCTGGTGTAATGCGCAGAGAGGACGTCCGTGGAGAGCTTGCCGACGTCGTCAGCGGTCGCATTCGCGGCCGGCGGTCGGATGACGAGATCGTGATCTTCGACAGCACCGGTACCGCATTGCAGGACGTCGCGGCGGCCGCGGTCGTGTACGAGCACGCTGTGGCTCGCGGTGGTTGTCTCACGATCGATTTCCAAACATGA
- a CDS encoding ABC transporter permease, whose protein sequence is MSLIDALRYRWRAAWRRDALDREIEHELRARAELDAAQRRHDGLDSDDAQRAARRSVGNVTYLREELRGMSAIVRVLDDLKRDARYAARFLRRSPTFAIVATLTLALGVGATTTIFTIIDAVVFRTLPFPRPEQLVTWSSTRDGVVVGSPSPLDVRDVARDTRAFQRVAAYDEWRKNVAMGTDGVAEQMAVALVSRAYFEALGVTPVMGRLFTDQEQRYGSHYVAAISRTLWRDRYGSARDVLGKTIRINDEPYSIIAVVPDVDLAWLNARGLTARIWTPWAQPDTVVSDAARGATGDVTIARLSPNVTIEQGRAELRRVASRLASTYPADRPYGMTATPLVESRAGALKPILAILSGGVALVLLIACTNLAGLLHARNAARHRELLVRTALGASRVQLARQLLVETLLLAAIGGGAGFALGAAGCAAVARWHPPQFPQLAGLTVNGSVLGFALVIAVVSGGIFGVWPAWSTSRVDLAASLRAGGRTGTASHEQRRARSALVVVQVALAVMLLAATGVLVQSAARLRNQNLGFSISGLFKAHLYVPPARYGDAAALTRFSEQFTAKVRALPGVRSASLTTGYLPVAARWPQTIAIEGEAPARSDDRRTAYLATSDEAYLRTYGAPLVEGRDLGTSDVVGGPAVAIVNQTFARRFLPGRSAVGARLQLGNPLRPVAEARTITIVGVFRDMKNDGLAKDPFPAVVGLYRQLPEFNSEFKDILVRTAGDPASLATPVRTALREMDPNLPLAEVSTMKDVVAAATGGTTYAALLLGAFALLGLVLAAIGIYGVIAYMVAQRTAEIGIRAALGATPVDILRLVVSSGCALGLIGSFVGSIGAVAARGVLSGQTYGVSPSDPRTLGVTIAGLVVVSALASAVPAWRALRIDAARALRGD, encoded by the coding sequence ATGTCGCTGATCGACGCACTGCGGTATCGCTGGCGCGCCGCCTGGCGGCGCGACGCACTCGATCGCGAGATCGAGCACGAGCTCCGAGCGCGCGCGGAGCTCGATGCGGCGCAACGCCGCCACGACGGGCTCGACTCGGACGACGCGCAGCGCGCGGCGCGGCGCTCGGTGGGCAACGTCACGTACTTGCGCGAGGAGCTCCGAGGCATGTCCGCGATCGTGCGTGTGTTGGATGATCTGAAACGGGATGCCCGATACGCCGCGCGGTTCCTGCGACGCAGTCCCACGTTCGCGATCGTCGCGACGCTCACCCTGGCGCTCGGCGTCGGCGCGACCACGACCATCTTCACCATCATCGATGCCGTCGTGTTCCGGACGCTGCCGTTTCCGCGACCGGAACAGCTCGTCACATGGTCGTCGACGCGAGATGGTGTCGTGGTCGGCAGTCCGTCGCCGCTCGACGTGCGCGACGTCGCGCGCGACACGCGCGCCTTTCAGCGCGTCGCGGCGTACGACGAATGGCGCAAGAACGTCGCGATGGGCACCGACGGCGTCGCGGAGCAGATGGCGGTGGCGTTGGTGTCGCGCGCCTATTTCGAGGCGCTGGGTGTCACGCCCGTCATGGGGCGTCTGTTCACCGACCAGGAACAGCGTTACGGCAGCCACTATGTCGCCGCGATCAGTCGAACGTTGTGGCGGGATCGATATGGCTCGGCGCGCGACGTGCTCGGGAAGACGATTCGAATCAACGACGAGCCGTACTCGATTATCGCCGTCGTTCCGGACGTGGACCTCGCGTGGCTCAACGCGCGCGGGCTCACGGCGCGCATCTGGACGCCGTGGGCGCAGCCCGACACGGTCGTATCCGACGCAGCACGTGGCGCGACGGGCGATGTGACGATCGCCCGGTTGTCGCCGAACGTGACGATCGAGCAGGGCCGTGCCGAGCTGCGGCGAGTCGCGTCGCGGTTGGCGTCGACGTATCCCGCGGATCGTCCGTACGGCATGACCGCGACTCCGCTCGTGGAATCGCGCGCCGGCGCGCTCAAACCGATTCTCGCGATCCTGAGCGGTGGTGTCGCTCTCGTGCTGTTGATCGCGTGCACCAACCTCGCGGGTCTTCTGCATGCGCGAAATGCGGCGCGACACCGCGAGCTGCTGGTGCGTACCGCGCTCGGCGCGAGTCGAGTGCAGCTTGCGCGGCAACTCCTGGTGGAGACGCTTCTGCTCGCGGCGATCGGCGGCGGAGCCGGCTTCGCGCTCGGCGCCGCGGGATGCGCGGCGGTGGCGCGCTGGCATCCGCCGCAGTTCCCACAGCTCGCCGGCCTTACGGTGAACGGCAGCGTGCTTGGATTTGCGCTGGTCATCGCCGTCGTGTCCGGCGGGATATTCGGCGTGTGGCCCGCGTGGTCGACTTCGCGGGTGGATCTCGCCGCGAGTTTGCGTGCCGGAGGACGAACCGGCACGGCGTCACACGAACAGCGCCGCGCGCGATCGGCACTCGTCGTCGTGCAGGTCGCGCTGGCCGTCATGCTGCTGGCCGCGACGGGTGTGCTCGTACAGAGCGCGGCACGATTACGAAATCAGAATTTAGGATTCAGCATAAGCGGGTTGTTCAAGGCGCATTTGTACGTTCCGCCGGCGCGGTACGGCGACGCGGCCGCACTCACGCGGTTCAGCGAGCAGTTCACCGCAAAGGTCCGGGCGTTGCCGGGCGTCCGGAGCGCGTCGTTGACCACGGGCTACCTGCCGGTGGCGGCGCGCTGGCCGCAGACGATCGCCATCGAGGGTGAGGCGCCGGCGCGCAGCGATGACCGGCGAACCGCGTACCTCGCGACGAGCGACGAGGCGTACTTGCGCACGTACGGCGCGCCGCTCGTCGAGGGCCGTGATCTCGGGACGAGTGACGTCGTCGGCGGCCCGGCGGTGGCGATCGTCAACCAGACCTTCGCGCGACGATTCCTCCCGGGGCGGAGCGCCGTCGGCGCTCGCCTTCAGCTGGGCAATCCGCTTCGGCCGGTGGCCGAGGCCCGGACGATCACGATCGTCGGCGTGTTTAGAGATATGAAAAACGACGGACTGGCAAAAGATCCGTTTCCGGCCGTCGTCGGCTTGTATCGCCAATTGCCGGAGTTCAACTCCGAGTTCAAGGACATTCTCGTGCGCACGGCGGGCGACCCCGCTTCGCTCGCCACTCCCGTACGCACCGCGTTGCGCGAGATGGACCCGAACCTTCCGCTCGCCGAGGTGTCGACAATGAAGGACGTCGTCGCGGCCGCCACCGGCGGAACGACGTACGCGGCGCTCTTGCTCGGTGCGTTCGCGCTGCTGGGACTCGTGCTGGCGGCCATCGGGATATACGGCGTCATCGCCTACATGGTCGCGCAGCGCACCGCGGAGATCGGCATTCGCGCCGCGCTTGGCGCGACTCCCGTGGACATTCTGAGGCTGGTGGTGTCGAGCGGATGCGCGCTCGGCCTCATTGGGTCGTTCGTCGGTTCGATCGGTGCGGTGGCGGCCCGCGGCGTGTTGAGTGGTCAGACGTATGGCGTGTCGCCGTCAGATCCACGGACGCTCGGCGTAACGATCGCCGGGCTCGTCGTCGTGTCGGCGTTGGCGAGCGCGGTGCCGGCCTGGCGCGCGCTGAGAATCGATGCGGCGAGGGCGCTACGCGGCGATTGA
- a CDS encoding DUF2182 domain-containing protein, giving the protein MTSPAAGMMTVAMMVAMMLPSVAPSLWRYHRQVRHGGRTALFTVGYASVWAAIGLALFAMSVALPPMAPWLAGTIVLCAGMVQCSEWKMKQLLCCRGACMQSLSSSVGTAWRDGCRLGVDCGASCGAAMAVLFVAGIMHTGMMLLITAAITGERLAPAGVRIARITGGIVFAAGLLRLCIQR; this is encoded by the coding sequence ATGACGTCCCCGGCAGCGGGGATGATGACGGTTGCGATGATGGTGGCGATGATGCTGCCATCGGTCGCGCCCAGCCTGTGGCGGTATCATCGGCAAGTGCGCCATGGCGGACGCACAGCGCTGTTCACGGTCGGTTATGCGAGCGTGTGGGCGGCGATCGGGCTGGCGTTGTTCGCGATGAGCGTGGCGCTGCCGCCGATGGCGCCGTGGTTGGCAGGGACGATCGTTCTGTGCGCCGGCATGGTTCAATGTTCGGAATGGAAAATGAAGCAGCTTCTTTGCTGCCGGGGCGCGTGCATGCAGTCGCTTTCGAGCAGTGTCGGTACGGCGTGGCGAGACGGCTGCCGGCTCGGAGTCGATTGCGGCGCAAGCTGCGGCGCGGCGATGGCAGTTCTTTTCGTCGCGGGCATCATGCACACCGGGATGATGCTCCTCATCACGGCGGCGATCACTGGAGAGCGCCTGGCGCCAGCCGGCGTGCGCATTGCGCGAATCACCGGTGGGATCGTATTCGCCGCCGGGCTACTTCGCCTCTGCATCCAACGATGA
- a CDS encoding aspartate ammonia-lyase, protein MPRPNTRTERDLLGEFAVPADAYYGVQTARALENFKISGVPLNLYPNFIKGLAMVKLAAARANFESGGFSQEILTGIEGACQDIIDGKLHDQFQLDVLQGGAGTSTNMNANEVIANRALELMGHEKGEYKFCDPHDHVNRSQSTNDSYPTSMHIGMALGNREIIAEFNKLIDAFRAKGKEFANILKMGRTQLQDAVPMTLGQEFVAFAETLADEVRALESLERVLYEISMGGTAIGTGLNAPKGYAEKCTAHLAKVTGMPIHLARNLVEATQDTQAFVLYSSVLKSLAIKLAKVGNDLRLLSSGPRCGLHEINLPATQPGSSIMPGKVNPVIPEVTNMVAYRVIGNDLVVTLSGEGGQLQLNAFEPVIAAVIFESQTLFVNAARTLRVHCVEGITANEDVCKHYIETSIGTVTALNPVIGYDRATELAAEALMSGEGIIPLVREKHILTDAQIDDILNPAALTGQGR, encoded by the coding sequence ATGCCCCGTCCGAATACCCGCACCGAGCGCGATCTGCTCGGCGAGTTCGCCGTTCCCGCCGACGCCTACTACGGTGTCCAGACCGCGCGCGCGCTCGAGAACTTCAAGATCTCCGGCGTGCCGCTCAATCTCTATCCGAACTTCATCAAAGGTCTGGCCATGGTGAAGCTCGCCGCGGCGCGCGCCAACTTCGAGAGCGGTGGATTCTCGCAGGAGATTCTGACCGGGATCGAGGGCGCATGCCAGGACATCATCGACGGCAAGCTGCACGACCAGTTTCAGCTCGACGTGCTCCAGGGCGGCGCCGGTACCTCGACCAACATGAACGCGAACGAGGTGATCGCCAACCGTGCCCTCGAGTTGATGGGCCACGAGAAGGGCGAATACAAGTTCTGTGATCCACACGATCACGTGAACCGCTCCCAGTCCACGAACGATTCGTATCCGACGTCGATGCACATCGGCATGGCGCTCGGCAACCGCGAGATCATCGCCGAGTTCAACAAGCTCATCGACGCGTTTCGCGCCAAGGGCAAAGAGTTCGCCAACATTCTGAAGATGGGCCGCACGCAATTGCAGGACGCGGTCCCGATGACGCTCGGCCAGGAGTTCGTCGCGTTCGCCGAGACGCTCGCCGACGAGGTGCGCGCGCTCGAGTCCCTGGAGCGTGTCCTGTACGAGATCAGCATGGGTGGGACGGCGATCGGCACGGGATTGAACGCGCCGAAGGGCTACGCGGAGAAATGCACGGCGCATCTGGCGAAGGTCACCGGCATGCCGATTCACCTCGCGCGCAATCTCGTCGAAGCGACGCAGGACACCCAGGCCTTCGTGCTCTACTCGTCGGTGCTGAAGAGCCTCGCGATCAAGCTCGCGAAAGTCGGCAACGATCTTCGTCTGCTCTCGTCCGGCCCGCGCTGCGGCCTGCACGAGATCAATCTGCCGGCCACGCAACCAGGATCGTCGATCATGCCGGGGAAGGTGAATCCGGTGATCCCCGAAGTGACGAACATGGTCGCGTATCGCGTGATCGGGAATGATCTCGTCGTCACGCTCTCGGGCGAAGGCGGGCAGTTGCAACTCAACGCGTTCGAGCCGGTGATCGCCGCGGTGATCTTCGAATCGCAGACGCTGTTCGTGAACGCGGCGCGCACGCTACGCGTGCACTGTGTGGAGGGCATCACCGCGAACGAGGACGTCTGTAAACATTACATCGAGACGAGCATCGGCACCGTGACCGCGCTCAATCCGGTGATCGGCTACGACCGGGCCACCGAGCTTGCCGCGGAAGCCCTGATGTCCGGCGAAGGCATCATCCCGCTCGTCCGCGAAAAGCACATCCTGACCGACGCGCAGATTGATGACATTCTAAACCCGGCCGCACTCACGGGTCAGGGTCGGTAA